Genomic window (Cucumis sativus cultivar 9930 chromosome 2, Cucumber_9930_V3, whole genome shotgun sequence):
GGGCCTAGTTTGGCTTACTTGGAGCAGATTAGACAGCACATGGCTAGACTTCCATCAATTGATCCAAATACTAGAACAATCTTAATTTGTGGGTATCCTAACGTTGGTAAGAGCTCATTTATTAACAAGATTACCAGGGCCGATGTTGATGTTCAGCCCTATGCCTTCACAACAAAGTCGCTCTTTGTGGGTCACACTGACTATAAGTACTTGAGGTACCAAGTGATTGATACACCTGGGATTTTGGATAGGCCATTTGAAGACCGTAACATCATTGAGATGTGTAGCATTACTGCTTTGGCTCATCTGAGAGCTGCCGTGCTGTTTTTCTTAGACATATCAGGGTCTTGTGGGTATACAATTGCTCAGCAGGCGGCTCTCTTTCATAGTATAAAGTCTCTGTTTATGAACAAACCATTGATTATTGTCTGCAATAAAACTGATTTGCAGCCGCTGGATGGTATATCAGAGGAAGATATGAAATTGGTCAAGGAGATGAAGACTGAAGCTATGAAAACTGTAATGGGTCAAGGAGGTGAGGCTACAGGTGAAGAGGGAGTGTTGCTTACTATGAGCACTTTGACAGAGGAAGGTGTTATTGCTGTTAAGAATGCTGCCTGCCAGAGATTATTAAATCAAAGGGTAGAATTGAAGATAAAGTCAAAAAGGATGGATGATTGCTTGAACCGGCTTCATGTGGCAATGCCAAAGCCTCGGGACCAGAAGGAAAGACCAATATGCATACCTGCAGCTGTGTTGGAAGCCAGGGAAAAACAAGATGGAGAGAAGCAAATTAGGAAAACCGAGAAGGATTTGGAAGAAGAGAATGGTGGTGCTGGTGTCTATTCTGCCAGTTTAAAGAAGAATTATATCTTAGCCAATGATGAATGGAAAGAAGACATTATGCCTGAAATTATGGATGGACATAATGTGGCTGACTTCATGGATCctgatattttatttagacTTGAAGAgttggaaagagaagaaggatTTCGTCAAGCAGAGGAATCTAAGGATGATTTTGAGATGGATGGTGCTGAATTGACTCCCGAGGAACAAGAAGCTTTAGCTGCAAtcagaagaaagaaaagtgtgCTTATTCAACAACATAGGATCAAGAAAAGTACTGCAGAAAGCCGACCCACTGTACCAAGGAAATTTGATAAAGACCGAGAATACACAACAAAGAGAATGGGGCGACAGCTATCAGTCTTGGGTCTGGATCCTAGTTTGGCAATTAACCGAGCACGCAGTAAATCACGAGGTCGCAAGAGGGAGAGATCTCCTGACAGAGGAGATGCTACTGGCGGTACTATGGATGTGGACGACGAAACACCAAGTAAGAAGTTGCGAATGAGGTCTATGTCCATGTCAAGATCTAGGTCTAGGTCTCGTCCACCAAGTGAGGTTACCCCTGGGGATGGATTCAAAGACTCAGTCCAAAAGGTCAAGGCATTAAAGATTGCAAAGAAATCTGTGAAAAAGAGGAATAAGGATGCTCGCCGTGGTGAGGCAGATAGGGTAATCCCAACATTGAAACCAAAACACTTGTATTCAGGAAAACGCTCTACTGGAAAAACGGACAGACGTTAGAAATGTTTGAGGTAAGTCTTATGCTTTGCTTCATTAAATTTGACTGTTTAGATCATGAATCACTCTTATTCTAGATTTTCTCTTATATCATTGCAACAACTTAAACTCACCTCATGATTTTTCCATGGATACACAGTACAGAAGAAAATTGTCTTATGTTCAGGTTCTGATATTCCTAATCCTCCATGGTTAGGGTAGATTCCTAAAGCGAATTCTTTCATGAAAttacatttctttcttcttcttatcttACCGGTCACTGAGTGCCcatcttctttattattattattatacaatcacaaacacacatatatagtTCTAAGTTCagtatatgtttttttctttttgcaggaacacatttattttcaacCTTTTAGGTGTTTTCTTGTTGTAAAAGGGTCTGATGAAGATGTAGATTCCTGCATTGGGCAACAGAGttatatctttattttatagcTTAAGTTTTTGTGCAATTTGGAATGATGGTTATATTCATTCTCCTTTGGGACTTGGGTGTATTGTGTGCTGTATTTCACATGATACCAGAAAATTTTTGACCCCTTATTGTTAAAATTCTATTTTCGCTTCCCTTGTTTTCATGGTTATATCTATGTGTCGAGGTGTGATATTTTACctcatttttgtcatttaaaataaactttcacAAGTAAATTTATCAACTTGTTAGAAAATaaacctaacaaatattcataaaaagaTGTTCCTTTGTTTGTAGGCATGATTATAAAACCTCATGCATGGTAGCTTTTCCATCGTCATCCAACCACTTTTAAAtgcaatattttattttatttttatttttattatttttgtgaatttcatatttatatatattaggagAAGCCAggaattgtgaaaaaaaaaaaaagcaatcaaatgttattgtaaatataacataaacgAACATTTAACTAGAAaagtaacaataatttaatttctttttctaatattttccTAAAAAGGACAATAATTTGTCATGGAACAAACTTTAACTGTTCAATTTGCTAAATTGCATAGCACCATCCTTTTATTTTCAGGAAGATTTATGAATCAAAtatctttcttattatttaaagaaaaacctaaaaaaaaaaactaactgAGGAAATCTATTCTACAAATTCTTTTATGCATCATATGTGATATAACAATTGCTATataatctataaaattttgaacgaAGTAGTAAACACAATTATTTGGCCAAATATAAAAGTGACAACAAAGGGAAGACAATATAAAAATGTTCTGTCCTCATATAATGattgacaaaattttgaagatatgAAAGGGAAAGGagaatatttcttttctttatttatacaaataaaatgtcaatgACACCAATATCAAGTCTCAGTTCatctcaaataaataaaactaaaagattcTACATActtagtttatttgatttaattatctaaaaaaaattcttattttttatacacAATGATTGAAAGAGGAGTATTTGAACTGTTGACTTCTGAtatgaaaatacaaatttttactcaaatttaaatattaaaaattagtaaatcACGTTTCACATTCACGTATTtaactataaaatattaatttaaaattttataaagtattacaaaattaaatatcaaataagcACAATGCTAAGCATTAAAGTTTTCTCATATAACTATATGACTTTGAAAGATTAAACTTattgaatattattgataatgtTGTAATGTgataaacatttgaatttttttattggcatattttcaaatataagaacgaaaatatttacgaagaaaaaaaaaggccaTAATTTCTTCGtgcaaaaaagagagaaaaacattGAATAGGGAAAAGTGGGGAAAATGGGAACAACGAAGAAGAGAGAGTTTCGGTGAGAGACGGTTTCTTCCGCTTAAATGGTGAATCCGCCATTTCATCTACTCGCCAGAAGCGTTTCTTCGTATTATTGGTTGCAAATTCATGTTACAATAACACACCCGCATTCTCATCGCCTTTGAATTCTCCTCTGTTGGCGCGCCTTCAAGCTTAGGTAACTCTTCTGCCATTCAACACTCTTTTGGTACTATAATCAATCCTCTCAGATTTTGAGTTTcaattcttcatttgatttgatCCGAAGTGATTTCGACGAACTCTTGATCGGTTATATTTGCGAGATTTCGGCGGAGCTTCTTGTGAGTTGAAGGTAAGATATCTTCTACCTCAAACGCGAATtgtgattctttttttaaagtgaTGAAGAGTAATTGAATTGACTGAATCGATGAAAAGCTCCGTTTCCTGTTCGAGCATTCgaatagattttgttttgtttgaagtACATGTGGACTTAATTTCGCGGAATCGGTTAAAATCGACAAAATTCCTTTGTCTTTTAGTTTGAGTCTCACCTAACGAATCTTCTTATACGGTgattattattaacaaaacCAACATGTTTTTTATCTTCTATGCAAAATTTCTGGCCGCTTTCACAAAAGCTTAATGATCgatgttaattttgtttaatagtATTGAATAATTTGGTGAATAGACGAATAGATAGAGACTAACTAGAACAGGAAAAATTCTATaaggaaaaatattagaaaaggaaaatactAATTAGGAAAAACCATcaatcataattttctttaacaataGGAAATTTCAGGAATTATCTTCgaaattttctttcctaacgattatgtttttcattgcATAGCAAAAAGATCATTATTGTTCACAGAAAAGATAGATGAGAGTAAAATTAGTTTGAAGACTATCAAATCTTTCTCACTCTTTCCAACAGATCATTtgacttatttatatatagatatctTATGCATACTTCAACTAATCTCAAGAAAAAAGTTGGATAATAAGAAAACTCCAAGGAAAGTAACTCTAGGTAGGTTGCCACAGAGTTAATCTCTATCTGCTTGACATTAATCCCCATCTGTTTACTCTCTTGATATGGGCATaacttttgtttgtgtttttctttaatctacAGGATGAGTTCTAGACGACGGCCGTTGCAAACCTGTGGAGTTTCATTTCTTGCTGTAGCCCACAGCACCTGCTCAAGAGCTCAGAATCTTGATGGACGGTTGGGTTcaataacaagaaaaatggtttGGATTGCCAAGCTTATGAACCCTTTGATTTTTCTCCTGAAATATCAGAGCTTGTTGGTCCTCTGCTTTATTGATGATCGTTTACTAGCAATCGCAAACACTCTAGAGAAGATCTTTCCTCCATCCAAACTCGTTTTCGATAAGATTGACGTTCTTCTTCATCTGATTGAAACTTTTCCATCAAAATTTGACGATGCTGTTGACAAGATTCCCTGTTTCAACCAAGAAGTTCTGTTACTAGATTGGACAGTGACCCACGTCATATCTTTACTCAATTTCATGATAACCATACTAATGAACTGGGGGAGAGATGTagcaagagagaaggaaattTTGGTTGATATGAACTACAAAGAGAGTTGTAATGGATCTAAATCAATTGATAAATCTAAATGTTGCTCAGAAGGAATTGTTTCATCTCTTTCTGAGATACAACGAACTTCCATgaatgagaaaatgaaatccaACCCCATGAAGGGAAGTTATgcagaaattttgaaaatgggaACAAAAGGGGTACTGAAAGATGATGAAGGTTGcaaagagaatgaaaagaagGGAACAAGAGACGAAATCAACGAGAAAGAAGACTGCAAAAAGGACGAGAAGGGCAATTCTAATAGAGTGGAGAAGGGAATAGAAGTAATGGAAGATAAAGAAAGTTACAAAAAGGACGAGAATAATGAGATCCATAACGCTAAAATGGAAGAATCTGTGGGAAAAGCAAAAGGAAACGAAGAAATTCGAGATGATCAAAGCCATAAAAGGATCATAAATAATGAAGAgaaatcaaaagaagaagaagaagaagaagaagaagaagaagaagaaggggtGATGGATAATGAAAGTGAAAAGGGAAACAAAGGAAGCAAAGAGAATGCTGAGGATGAGATATTGGAATTGTTTGAGAGTGCTTGGCTTATGAAACCAACAATAAAGGGGAAAGGAAACGTGATGCAACGTTCATCTTCACTTTTCTGAAGAACTCTCGAGAGTTTGAAGTTTGCGGTCTTTGCAAAACTTggttttttgtatattttgtacAAAGAAATCTTGAATTTAATGCTGTACAAATGgaattgtttttgttctttttaatttacacaAAAGTCTTgaaggttttgttttgtttttaatcataatatacttaaaataagctctttgtttcattttgattgggaataataataagatttgTTACCCAACTTGAAGTTTAAACCtctatttcaaaatagttaaaattatttttgtaatgtttaaaattattcataataatCCAACCTTATGtgaaactaattttgaatgattaaaaatatattctagataattttgaaaatgatattaaatgattaaaaatatattcaagataattttaaaaatgataaattcgattttaattattttagaacaaaatttaGTAAGTTCAGTtctatgaattaaaaaaaaaaaaaaagagtttttgaatttaagattaaaattttttaagacaatattaataaatctcatcaaaattaaagatagTATGTTACGTATTGGAATAAAATCGAACCCTAACCATCAACCAATCTATTCTATCATATATTCCGACaatattaataactaaaagcagttttaaatcatttttcttaatattaataactaaaagcagttttaaatcattttttttaaattacgcATCAAAGGATATTTTTTAGGGCAATAAATGATAGAGTAGTTTGTATTGTTAGTTTGGAATTATTTCGTTACCAAACTTGATAAAAATAACAAGAATAAACATGCTTTAAATGTATAGAGTTGGCAATATAAACCTTTTAAAACTCAATCGGCAACAAAACttacccaaaaaaagaaaaattaaacgCCCACCGTGGGGCTCGAACCCACGACCACAAGGTTAAGAGCCTTGCGCTCTACCAACTGAGCTAGACGGGCTTGTTGATAGAAATTtgctaattatttttttgtttaatgcctaattattatagttcttaaaattaaaagatcgTAATGTCAATTTcccatatttatttatgattttgtgaaTATTATGTTAgtgttttgtttgatattattCTCGTTGTGGGTTTAGATTAAATTGAGGGGTGAAATTTGtgcttttaatttgtatttcttctATCGCAAAACAAAACGAGTATGGGAATTAGAAGCCAAAACCTCCATGAATTAATTACATCTGGCCTGTACATCTCATCTTCCTTTCAGATTAAACGAAAcccccaaaaagaaaaaaaaaattaataaagaaaaagaaaatcaaatttacatCACCAATGAGCCTTTTAATCAGCATTGGTACACTGAATAGCTTTTGCTTTTCCACAAAAAGCTCAAAGCTTTTCCTGGTTTTCTTCTTGAGATTGACTTGCACAGTGGCTTTGATTCTGCCACATCCATAGATGTCCCGCCGCTCTCCGATTGGTCCGTCGGTATCGGTGTTGGTATTAGTGTCGGTGCTGTTGGTGGTGCTGGTGGTGATTCCCGTTGCCGTTGCTCTCTAAACAACATCAGAAGCTTTTGAGCCTTTTCCTTACCTCTTGCTGTCCCATTCACAGACATCGATACCAAGCCAGGAATTACGCCTTCCTGAAGGACCATCTCACTGCACCTCTCGTTCCCATTGCACAAAATCAAGAGACAAGCCACTGCCTGTTCCTGCTCAATGGGTTCGCCATTGTCTAATATTGCAGCCAACCCACTGATGAGTTCTGGAGTGGATGACATTTGATCTCTACCTGATTCAGTTGAAGCCAAATTTATCAAGATGGCTATGCACTTTTCGGTCCATGTTCGATCGAGCCGGGCTGCAAGGAGGGCTTGAAGTCCCTTGATGATTCCAGAAGAAATCAGGTTGGGAATATTGGAGGGTACAGTTGAGAGATTGTAAAGTGTGTGAAGTGCATCGAGCTTGCATAGTGTTTCGGTATTGGCGTGGAGGAGTTGAGTTAAGAAAGGGACCGCACAACTTGAGCCGATAATAGATTTTGCTTCTTCCAGACAGGAGACGTTGAGATAGAGGGCCGTTGCATATCCATGCGAATTTGGGTTCATAATCATATCCTCCAACAGTGAAATTACCCCTTCTGCCAGCATTATTTCCTTGTTCCTGAGAAAATATACTCCCAGACATCATATATACaatacataatataattttagatcAAAAGGAATGCATTTGCTAAGAAAAAGGACGTTATGCAAGCAAGtccaaataaaaatgtatgaaGGTTTCAGCTTCAATAATTGGCATTACTTTTGTCGAATTAATTGAAGggactttttcatttcaacctTTTATGCTAAAAGACAATATCTATTAGTTGATTAGCAACAGTGGAACTGTGGAAGTACACAAAAGTACAGAACCAAGCTAAAATACAATGAACAGTTAAAGACCAACAACCATCTGAGGCATTTCTATGTCCCCcatcattttcctttcattcCAATCATTACTTGTTAATgatgttaaaatatatttagctTTACACATTTTCTAAATCGAGGAAGGCAATGGAACAAGGATAGAATTATGCTCATGAAGAAACTATAAAAGGCAAAGgtaattgaacttttttaattattgaactgcatgatttttaattaagaattgtCATGGCTCAAAAAGTAAAGGTAATTATtaccaaataaaaagaagcATAAGTGAAAATCATTGTACTACTCCAATACATGCAAACTTATGACATGctatgtaatatataaatatatatagcaatGAAAATTTATCCGTAGTCTGTAAAATTGAGGCAAAAGGATTGAGAAAGCTACATACCTATCGTTGTTGACAGCAAGATTGAAAAGAGCCATTGCTCCACTTTCTTGAGCCTTGGTATTTTGTTCTTGCACAGCTATCTCTAAGTACCGTAGAAGTCCCTGGACAAACCCATTAGCTCCCATAGATATCCTCGCCTCTTCATCATCCTTGAGCAACAGCCTAATTTGCTCCACCATCGCCGACTTTTTCTTCATGTCAACTTCGTCATTTAAGACTTTCAAATACTGTTCATGCCTAGCGAGCATATTCACGTTGGACTCTTCGTCTTCAGCAGAGTTGTCATCCACCTCATTTCCTTTGATCTCCTCAGTTACACTATTTTCATCTACTGGAACAACTTTAACATCTTTCAACTTACATGAACCAACAGAGTCCACAGGTGACAAATCTAGAGACTCTTCAGATAATGCGAGCCTCCAGTAATTGAGGTCAAGACTATCTGGAGGTCCATCAGGAACAGGCACTCCATACTGTTCACACCAGTTTGCAATCAGGCCCTTGACACAGAAATTCGGTGTCAATGAAAGATGAGAGAGTTTCTGTTGAGTTTTCGGGCAGGTGTTATGGCCATCATTTAACCACTTCTCAATGCAAATCCTTTCATATGTTTGCCCAGAAGCAATTATGACCGGATCATACATAAGTTGCAATGATATAGGACACCTCAACTCATCAGGTGGAAGGGGAATCTGCTCCAATTTGCGAATTTTTGGCTTCAAAGTAAAAGAACCAATCTTTGTTAGTTGCCTTTCAAAGGCTTGACCATTTCCACCAGCTCCACTGTCATCAAGAGAGCCCTGAACAGTGGGTGAACAAGGTCCAGAACCCTGTGAATCATTGTCATCCGATACTTCGGTTCTAAATAACTTGGAATACTTCCTCATGAGATGCAAAAGATAAGCTACGATTGATTCCTTCCTCTTGTCGTCTTCAGTGCGAGACCGGTCAATTAGTTTCTTTAGTGCTCTTCTTTCTGCAAGAGCTGCTCTTGAGGAGTTTATTCCAAGTTTAGTAGCAGCTTGGTGAAAAGCCTCAAGCTCATTGTTGTCAACGGCGTTGTTAAATGTTCGTCCCTGTTGGAGCAATAAAATAATGTCATCACCAACTTGCTTCTCTAAAGGATCGAGGAAAAATTGAGTGCTCCCCAGCTCCTTCATAATCTCCTGAACCTGGCATACAAGTTAGAAGGGTTTCAATAAAGCACAATATTTCGTAACAATCTTACTCAGAAAAACTCGAGGTTATGATACCTGATAGCCAATTGACTGTGGAACAATATCTTCGACACGTTTAAGGCTATCTTGTAGAGCACTTTTTACCTTCTCAAACTTTAACAGGACAGAGTCCCCGGTTATAGCCTATGACATTCAAGAGATATGTTAAGAACCAGAAATTTTTCGGTGCTGAAAACCATCGTAAAGTAGTAACAGAAAAGCTCCATGACAACTTCATCATCAATAGGGTTGAAAGTTAATGCTTCATATGGAATTAGTGGCTCTAAACAACCATAAAGACAGCTATCCTAAACAGGAAAGTTCGATGGATACAATCGTCATACCAAGTAAAGTTTGCTGCTCTCTGTACAATGTTGGAGAGTATTCTTGGCCTTTTCAAGTGCTACATGCAAAGAACATAATGCCTGGATACCAGACTTGCTCCGAGGTCGTGCAGCTTCCAATGAAGGGAAAATTGATAATACTTTACAATATAGTGCAGAAAGAGTCTTGCACATTCCTCGATGTAGCTACAATAAAGGACAAAACTAGATTACTTACGTTGTGCCATACTATCAATATTGATTGAAGTATTAGCTTCTAATAAGAACAAGCCAAAAAGCCAATTCTCATTGAACAACTTGAAAAATCATTCTAGAACACACTACACGTTTGCCCCCCAGCTGCCCAACCACGcactttttgaaaatagtgCAAGAAATTTCACGTCAACGCGAACACAACCCATACAACAAATGATACATGTAAATATGTATTCAACAAAAACCAACTCCAACCAGCTCCTGATTCCTAAAGATATATTTACGAAACCCCAAACACCACCATGGATTAACAAAATCTTACAGGAGCAAATAGAGAATAAACTGCATAATCACAGGGTCGACAAAACGATATAGACGGTTTGTGAAAACAGAAGAGAAGATAAAATCATGCTGTCAGAACTTAGAAAGGTTCAAGCAATTCATAGTAGCTTAAGAGGAGGCAAAcctttttagaagaaaattacCATGGACCAAAggaaatgaagagaaaaatcacaacatattaacttattttctCTGGTTGAATGAAATGAAGATTTTATAGCACAATACAACTTTAAAGTTTGTCCATTCTACAAACCTTGGCATCACTCGCAGCAAAAAGATTTTCTTCAACCTCGGAAATATCCATTATTGTTCAAAAGCTCACTGTTAAAATCAATACTGAACGCTTATGTCATCTGCATTGGGagaattataaaacaattttagaaaaggcAAAATGAAATTCTCCAACGATAACAAAcacagaagaaaaaagaaatattataataaaagacaCTATTATTGATTGAAGCCAACAAAACCATCCATAATTTTTATCCACGCGCAAATTAGAAAGCCTATGAGTCAACCTAAACccttttaataattgaaatcaAGAATCCACAAAAGACAACTTAGGCGCATCAAATTTGTCCTAAACCTCAATTTTCTGAGCTAAGTTGCGAGAACGAGAGGCACAGAACACCAATATGAAGATAGaacgaaaaataaataaaaagaaacaggATAAAATAGCGAATCAATAATCCCTCAAACGACGACTAGTTAGGGAACCACTGATTGATTTAGACATTTCATCGAACGCTAAAGGAGACAAAATTTGAGAGGGaaacattaaacataaattaacaaacaacTGGAGAGTGCGATAATAGACAAACAAATTCTGATTTAGACATATTTTCAATCATCTCGAATTGAAGGTTCACAAAACGGTATCTATCTGCACCTCAAAAACGTATTTCCGCACAGTAAAAGTTTCAGAATCGGAAAAAAGAATATCTCCAAACAAGAATTCCACAAACGACTTCCTAAACGAAGATCTTAGCAGAAACAATAAGCATAGCAccaaaatcattcaaaataacGAAGAAAGTAGAAAATCCAATCCAAACCTGGATTACATGAAccaataccaaaaaaaaaaaaaaaaaaaaatatcgaTGAAGCTGAAAATCTTCAGGAAAATGAACTCAAGGAAttggaaaaattgaaaagggaaaagaatcAAGAATCAAGAATCGAATGGGGAAAAACAGGAGttggaaaggaaaggaaagaaaagtaGATTTGAAACGGAAAAAACGTACCAGAAAAAACAGAACCAACGAAGGGAGGATTCATAAAATAGTATTGATCACAAAAATTGTGAAGAAACAAACAGAATCAGAAGCAGACTATGATCGgcatattttggttcaattaatcGTCATCTTCATCGCCACAACAACaagcaaataatttttttaataaaaaaaatatatattaaaaataggtAAGCAGATTTCTCGGAAcggagagagaaagagaaaggaaaagaggatTTATGCTTTTTACTTCCCAATGCCAAAACACggttgaaaaaaaacaaaaataacaataataaaatacatcattcttttttttttaattataccCTATTTTTGCTTCATACTAATAATTCTTTGTacttttctcattattttatattttttgagg
Coding sequences:
- the LOC101220593 gene encoding U-box domain-containing protein 45, producing the protein MDISEVEENLFAASDAKLHRGMCKTLSALYCKVLSIFPSLEAARPRSKSGIQALCSLHVALEKAKNTLQHCTESSKLYLAITGDSVLLKFEKVKSALQDSLKRVEDIVPQSIGYQVQEIMKELGSTQFFLDPLEKQVGDDIILLLQQGRTFNNAVDNNELEAFHQAATKLGINSSRAALAERRALKKLIDRSRTEDDKRKESIVAYLLHLMRKYSKLFRTEVSDDNDSQGSGPCSPTVQGSLDDSGAGGNGQAFERQLTKIGSFTLKPKIRKLEQIPLPPDELRCPISLQLMYDPVIIASGQTYERICIEKWLNDGHNTCPKTQQKLSHLSLTPNFCVKGLIANWCEQYGVPVPDGPPDSLDLNYWRLALSEESLDLSPVDSVGSCKLKDVKVVPVDENSVTEEIKGNEVDDNSAEDEESNVNMLARHEQYLKVLNDEVDMKKKSAMVEQIRLLLKDDEEARISMGANGFVQGLLRYLEIAVQEQNTKAQESGAMALFNLAVNNDRNKEIMLAEGVISLLEDMIMNPNSHGYATALYLNVSCLEEAKSIIGSSCAVPFLTQLLHANTETLCKLDALHTLYNLSTVPSNIPNLISSGIIKGLQALLAARLDRTWTEKCIAILINLASTESGRDQMSSTPELISGLAAILDNGEPIEQEQAVACLLILCNGNERCSEMVLQEGVIPGLVSMSVNGTARGKEKAQKLLMLFREQRQRESPPAPPTAPTLIPTPIPTDQSESGGTSMDVAESKPLCKSISRRKPGKALSFLWKSKSYSVYQC
- the LOC101221227 gene encoding nucleolar GTP-binding protein 1, whose protein sequence is MVQYNFKKITVVPNGKDFIDIILSRTQRQTPTVVHKGYAISRLRQFYMRKVKYTQTNFHEKLSTIIDEFPRLDDIHPFYGDLLHVLYNKDHYKLALGQVNTARNLISKIAKDYVKLLKYGDSLYRCKCLKVAALGRMCTVIKRIGPSLAYLEQIRQHMARLPSIDPNTRTILICGYPNVGKSSFINKITRADVDVQPYAFTTKSLFVGHTDYKYLRYQVIDTPGILDRPFEDRNIIEMCSITALAHLRAAVLFFLDISGSCGYTIAQQAALFHSIKSLFMNKPLIIVCNKTDLQPLDGISEEDMKLVKEMKTEAMKTVMGQGGEATGEEGVLLTMSTLTEEGVIAVKNAACQRLLNQRVELKIKSKRMDDCLNRLHVAMPKPRDQKERPICIPAAVLEAREKQDGEKQIRKTEKDLEEENGGAGVYSASLKKNYILANDEWKEDIMPEIMDGHNVADFMDPDILFRLEELEREEGFRQAEESKDDFEMDGAELTPEEQEALAAIRRKKSVLIQQHRIKKSTAESRPTVPRKFDKDREYTTKRMGRQLSVLGLDPSLAINRARSKSRGRKRERSPDRGDATGGTMDVDDETPSKKLRMRSMSMSRSRSRSRPPSEVTPGDGFKDSVQKVKALKIAKKSVKKRNKDARRGEADRVIPTLKPKHLYSGKRSTGKTDRR
- the LOC101205443 gene encoding gelsolin-related protein of 125 kDa translates to MSSRRRPLQTCGVSFLAVAHSTCSRAQNLDGRLGSITRKMVWIAKLMNPLIFLLKYQSLLVLCFIDDRLLAIANTLEKIFPPSKLVFDKIDVLLHLIETFPSKFDDAVDKIPCFNQEVLLLDWTVTHVISLLNFMITILMNWGRDVAREKEILVDMNYKESCNGSKSIDKSKCCSEGIVSSLSEIQRTSMNEKMKSNPMKGSYAEILKMGTKGVLKDDEGCKENEKKGTRDEINEKEDCKKDEKGNSNRVEKGIEVMEDKESYKKDENNEIHNAKMEESVGKAKGNEEIRDDQSHKRIINNEEKSKEEEEEEEEEEEEGVMDNESEKGNKGSKENAEDEILELFESAWLMKPTIKGKGNVMQRSSSLF